In one Candidatus Binatus sp. genomic region, the following are encoded:
- a CDS encoding RNA polymerase sigma factor, translating to MGISVASPMAPSTYDIDRFYREEFGRILATLIRVLGDFDRAEEAAHDAFAAALEQWDRDGVPDNPRAWIIGVARHKVIDRIRRAARFDLRRDELIRMAESDTSDAPDGSDAFADERLRLIFTCCHPALADDAKVALSLHTLCGLKTEEIAHAFLTAPTTMAQRLVRAKRKIRAANIPYEVPSPELLAERLQSVMAVVYLVFNEGYTASSGDRLMRTDLSAEAIRLARVLVELMPTESEPRGLLAMMLLHDSRRDTRVDEHGEMVLLEHQDRSRWDRAQIAEGLALAERALQIENAGPYAIQAAIVAEHSRAADAETTDWKRIAELYARLHRLQPSPVIELNRAVAIAMAEGADVGLALIDSIANRGDLHDYHLMWAARADLLRRLGRFSEAAESYTMALGRVGSAPERQFLRRQLDEVMRHGSRLG from the coding sequence ATGGGCATTTCGGTTGCATCGCCGATGGCGCCTTCGACCTACGACATCGATCGGTTCTATCGCGAGGAATTCGGACGAATCCTCGCTACGCTGATTCGCGTGCTCGGCGATTTCGATCGCGCCGAAGAGGCCGCCCACGACGCATTCGCCGCCGCGCTCGAGCAATGGGATCGCGACGGCGTGCCCGACAATCCGCGCGCGTGGATCATCGGCGTTGCGCGGCACAAGGTGATCGATCGCATCCGCCGGGCGGCGCGCTTCGATCTCCGCCGCGACGAGTTAATCCGCATGGCTGAATCAGATACCTCAGATGCTCCCGACGGCAGCGATGCGTTTGCCGATGAACGCTTGCGGCTGATTTTCACCTGTTGCCATCCGGCGCTCGCCGACGACGCCAAGGTCGCGCTCTCGCTGCATACGCTGTGCGGCCTCAAGACCGAGGAAATAGCGCACGCCTTTCTGACGGCGCCCACCACGATGGCGCAGCGCCTCGTGCGCGCCAAGCGAAAAATCCGCGCGGCGAACATTCCGTACGAGGTCCCATCGCCGGAACTGCTCGCCGAGCGCCTGCAAAGCGTCATGGCCGTCGTCTATCTGGTTTTCAATGAAGGGTACACGGCGAGTTCCGGCGATCGCCTGATGCGCACCGATCTCTCTGCCGAAGCGATTCGGCTCGCGCGCGTGCTGGTCGAATTGATGCCCACTGAGAGTGAGCCGCGCGGCCTGCTCGCGATGATGCTCCTGCATGATTCGCGGCGCGATACGCGCGTCGATGAGCACGGCGAGATGGTGCTGCTCGAGCATCAGGATCGCTCGCGATGGGATCGCGCGCAGATTGCCGAGGGCCTCGCGCTGGCCGAGCGCGCACTTCAAATCGAAAATGCCGGGCCATACGCGATACAAGCGGCAATCGTGGCGGAGCATTCGCGCGCAGCGGATGCGGAAACGACCGACTGGAAGCGCATCGCCGAACTGTATGCGCGCCTGCACCGGCTCCAGCCGTCGCCGGTGATCGAGCTGAATCGCGCAGTCGCGATTGCGATGGCCGAAGGCGCAGACGTCGGACTCGCACTGATCGATTCGATCGCGAATCGTGGCGACTTGCACGACTACCATCTGATGTGGGCGGCGCGCGCCGATCTGCTGCGTCGTCTCGGCCGCTTTAGCGAAGCGGCTGAATCCTACACGATGGCTCTGGGACGGGTCGGGAGCGCTCCAGAGCGGCAGTTCCTCCGCCGCCAGCTCGACGAAGTGATGCGCCACGGTAGCCGGCTCGGCTAA
- a CDS encoding M48 family metallopeptidase yields MAAASNFRALEATNRRETAILIAVFMLLFGALGLGLDFAARDLYLDNGRLAGFPALTIAALLFGSIQSLVSFYGGASLVLLSVHARPLTPDTQKHQMVLNVINEMAIAARMPAPKPYLMDDPSPNAFATGRDPQHSVICVTQGLVDNMDREELQGVIGHEMSHIADYDIRTMMMIAVMVGGIAMLSDFVYRWMFFGGFGGRDRDDHDRDNNAAALITVAVVILAAVAPLFSQLLAMAVSRQREYLADASSVEFTRNPRALLRALQHIAQIESPLKAGTAGTAHLFMVNPREGMKDDNEGFLANLFSSHPPLQKRIERLQAMLGAPSAASIAAEAVRSTTSGPA; encoded by the coding sequence ATGGCGGCGGCCAGCAATTTCAGGGCGCTCGAGGCGACCAATCGCCGCGAGACGGCAATCCTGATTGCGGTCTTCATGTTGCTGTTCGGCGCGCTCGGCTTAGGCCTGGATTTCGCCGCGCGCGATCTCTACCTCGACAATGGCCGCCTCGCCGGATTCCCCGCATTGACTATTGCGGCATTACTATTTGGCAGTATCCAGTCGCTAGTCTCATTCTACGGCGGAGCATCGCTGGTACTATTGTCAGTACACGCGCGGCCGCTGACGCCCGATACTCAGAAGCATCAAATGGTATTGAACGTCATCAACGAAATGGCTATTGCCGCGCGGATGCCGGCGCCAAAGCCGTATTTGATGGACGACCCTTCTCCCAACGCATTTGCAACCGGGCGCGACCCGCAGCATTCGGTGATCTGCGTGACGCAGGGACTCGTGGACAACATGGATCGCGAGGAACTGCAGGGCGTGATCGGGCATGAGATGTCGCATATCGCCGACTACGACATCCGCACGATGATGATGATCGCGGTGATGGTGGGCGGGATCGCGATGCTGTCCGACTTCGTTTACCGCTGGATGTTTTTCGGCGGATTTGGCGGGCGCGATCGCGACGATCACGATCGCGACAACAATGCCGCGGCGTTGATCACGGTCGCGGTAGTCATTCTCGCGGCGGTGGCGCCGCTTTTTTCACAGTTGCTCGCGATGGCGGTGTCGCGCCAGCGCGAGTACCTGGCGGATGCATCGTCGGTTGAGTTCACGCGCAATCCGCGCGCCTTGCTGCGAGCGTTGCAACACATCGCGCAGATCGAATCGCCGCTGAAGGCCGGCACCGCCGGCACCGCGCATCTGTTCATGGTGAATCCGCGCGAGGGCATGAAGGACGACAACGAGGGATTTTTGGCGAACCTGTTTTCGTCACATCCGCCATTGCAAAAACGCATCGAGCGCTTGCAGGCGATGCTCGGTGCGCCCAGCGCGGCGAGCATCGCAGCGGAGGCGGTTCGCAGCACCACATCCGGTCCGGCTTGA
- a CDS encoding LemA family protein: protein MGLVFFIILVAVVAWGVLAYNRLVSLRNQVDNSWRQIDVQLKRRHDLIPNLVEAVKGYMQFERDTLTQVVEARAKAISAPDQTSRMAAENQITTGLGRLLAVMENYPQLKSDQNVLRLQEELTTTENQIAFSRQAYNDVVLEMNNSTETFPSNFIANNFGFKKAEYFKIAPEDQAVPKVDLAMTAPRA, encoded by the coding sequence ATGGGTTTGGTGTTTTTCATAATACTGGTGGCAGTCGTCGCGTGGGGCGTGCTGGCATACAACCGGCTGGTCAGCCTCCGCAACCAGGTTGATAATTCTTGGCGGCAGATCGACGTGCAGCTCAAGCGGCGTCACGATCTCATTCCGAATCTTGTCGAAGCCGTCAAGGGCTACATGCAGTTCGAGCGCGATACGCTGACCCAGGTGGTCGAGGCTCGCGCGAAAGCTATCAGTGCACCCGATCAGACGTCGCGCATGGCGGCAGAGAATCAAATCACCACCGGACTCGGGCGGCTGCTTGCGGTGATGGAAAACTATCCGCAGCTCAAGTCAGATCAAAACGTACTGCGGCTGCAGGAAGAGCTGACCACGACCGAGAATCAGATCGCGTTCTCGCGCCAGGCGTACAATGACGTGGTGCTCGAGATGAACAACAGCACCGAGACGTTCCCGTCGAACTTCATCGCCAACAATTTCGGCTTCAAGAAGGCGGAGTACTTCAAAATTGCGCCCGAGGATCAGGCGGTTCCTAAAGTTGATCTCGCGATGACTGCGCCGCGCGCCTGA
- a CDS encoding Hsp20/alpha crystallin family protein encodes MTNGLMPHDSVLRRLNLLWNELDPAVARKLAPTADVIEDADTYRFYFEMPGIKSESVDVRVDDGHLIVEAERTRPEWSKEAQIHLTERAYGTLHRAFTMPEDASHEGIRATYKDGVLEVTLPKKAESKPFKVKVEFDH; translated from the coding sequence ATGACTAATGGACTCATGCCCCACGATTCGGTGCTGCGCCGATTGAATCTGCTGTGGAATGAGCTCGATCCGGCCGTGGCGCGCAAGTTGGCGCCGACCGCGGATGTGATCGAAGATGCGGACACCTATCGTTTCTATTTCGAGATGCCGGGTATCAAGAGTGAGTCCGTTGACGTGCGGGTTGACGACGGTCATCTGATCGTCGAAGCAGAACGCACGCGGCCGGAGTGGTCGAAGGAAGCGCAGATTCACTTGACCGAGCGCGCGTACGGAACGCTCCATCGCGCATTCACGATGCCCGAAGATGCGAGCCACGAGGGCATCCGTGCGACTTACAAGGACGGCGTGCTCGAAGTGACGCTGCCGAAGAAAGCCGAGAGCAAGCCCTTCAAGGTCAAAGTCGAGTTCGACCACTAA
- a CDS encoding tRNA1(Val) (adenine(37)-N6)-methyltransferase, giving the protein MTTNSSDETRNTILGGRLTLIQPRRGYRFSVEAILLGRFARAGARDRVLELGAGCGVISIMIAALARPRQVVAIELQPHLAEMIARNAELNDLKSIRPICADIRTRSIATVEPASFDLIVANPPYRAHATGRENPDRGRRLARGESTATVADFVAAARRYGRRSARVAFIFTARRAAELISTMRSKRLEPKRIRFVHPTRAMPASVVMIEARVEGGIEVTVEPPLILYEAPGIYTKEALAILNSWSIDCNIDSK; this is encoded by the coding sequence ATGACGACCAACTCGAGCGACGAGACTCGCAACACGATCCTAGGCGGACGGTTGACGCTGATCCAGCCGCGGCGCGGCTATCGATTTTCCGTCGAGGCGATCTTGCTGGGACGCTTCGCGCGGGCCGGCGCGCGCGATCGCGTGCTCGAACTCGGCGCAGGATGCGGCGTCATATCGATCATGATCGCGGCGCTCGCCCGGCCGCGGCAGGTCGTCGCGATCGAGCTTCAGCCGCACCTCGCGGAGATGATCGCACGCAACGCCGAGCTGAACGATCTGAAATCGATTCGGCCAATTTGCGCCGATATCAGAACCCGCAGCATCGCGACGGTCGAGCCCGCCAGCTTCGATCTAATCGTCGCGAATCCGCCGTATCGCGCGCACGCTACTGGCCGCGAGAATCCCGATCGCGGACGTCGCCTTGCCCGCGGCGAAAGTACTGCGACTGTCGCCGATTTTGTCGCAGCCGCGCGACGCTACGGACGCCGCAGCGCTCGCGTCGCATTTATCTTCACCGCGCGCCGCGCCGCCGAGCTGATTTCGACGATGCGCTCGAAACGGCTCGAGCCGAAGCGCATCCGTTTTGTCCATCCGACGCGCGCGATGCCCGCGTCGGTGGTCATGATCGAGGCGCGGGTCGAGGGCGGTATCGAAGTAACGGTCGAGCCGCCGCTGATTCTGTACGAGGCGCCAGGAATATACACTAAGGAAGCACTGGCTATACTCAATTCATGGTCAATCGATTGTAATATAGATAGCAAGTGA
- a CDS encoding class I SAM-dependent methyltransferase has protein sequence MFTKSAEFYDAIYSWKDYAKEAQLLLEFIARHRKSTGNRLLDVACGTGAHIAFLKDAFSIEGLDLDDNMLAIARSKHPELVFHHGDMIDFDLPDKFDVVVCLFSAIGYVRKPALLNKAIANMARHLVPGGVLIVEPWLTPEKVEGGKRPPVHSMFVDRPGLKIARLNETLITNGIFRSNFHYLIGQGQRIYYRRERHELGLFTHEQYLDAFRNAGLEVHHDEQGLMGRGLYVGVRAS, from the coding sequence ATGTTTACCAAGTCGGCCGAGTTCTATGACGCGATCTATTCGTGGAAGGACTATGCGAAGGAAGCGCAGTTATTGCTGGAGTTCATCGCGCGGCATCGAAAGTCCACCGGCAACCGGCTGCTCGACGTAGCCTGCGGCACGGGCGCGCACATTGCCTTCCTCAAGGATGCGTTTTCGATCGAAGGCCTGGACCTCGACGACAACATGCTCGCGATCGCGCGCAGCAAGCATCCGGAACTCGTGTTTCATCACGGCGACATGATCGATTTCGATCTCCCGGACAAATTCGACGTCGTCGTCTGCCTCTTCAGTGCGATCGGTTACGTGAGGAAACCGGCTTTGCTGAACAAGGCGATCGCAAACATGGCGCGCCACCTCGTGCCCGGCGGCGTGTTGATCGTCGAGCCGTGGCTGACCCCGGAAAAAGTCGAAGGCGGCAAGCGACCGCCGGTGCATTCGATGTTCGTCGACCGGCCCGGCCTCAAAATCGCGCGGCTGAACGAGACGCTGATCACCAACGGCATCTTCCGCAGCAATTTTCACTATCTGATCGGACAGGGCCAGCGAATTTACTATCGGCGCGAACGCCACGAACTAGGCCTCTTCACGCACGAGCAGTATCTCGATGCGTTTCGCAACGCCGGATTGGAAGTTCATCACGATGAGCAGGGCCTGATGGGACGCGGACTCTATGTCGGCGTACGGGCGTCCTGA
- a CDS encoding alpha/beta fold hydrolase, producing the protein MESNEPKSSFLEVNGIRLHTLDWGGAGDPIVLLHATGFLGRIYRPIAERLRTIGHVFSYDQRGHGDSSAAPNREYDWLWTMKDLEGFITKMGFAGVRAFGHSAGATAIGSLASERPDLISRGVLVEPVLFETPDSPELGWRNPFVERTLKRKRVFDSVEAMFSNFDHKPPYDTWRKDILRDYCEFGTRQNSDGKRELKCSPEDEAKIYATSQEFDGLQRILRCEAPLLIMFGMKSDSLAASLSGKIAKELKRGRVIDVPETGHFMPMEAPDYVADQAIEFLAAK; encoded by the coding sequence ATGGAATCGAACGAACCGAAAAGCAGTTTCCTCGAGGTGAACGGAATTCGCCTGCATACTCTCGATTGGGGCGGCGCCGGCGATCCGATCGTGTTGCTGCATGCGACCGGTTTTCTCGGCCGCATCTATCGCCCGATTGCGGAGCGGCTGCGCACGATCGGCCACGTTTTCAGCTACGATCAACGCGGTCACGGTGACAGTTCCGCCGCACCGAACCGCGAATACGATTGGCTGTGGACGATGAAGGATCTCGAGGGGTTCATCACGAAGATGGGCTTTGCCGGCGTGCGCGCCTTCGGCCATTCCGCGGGCGCGACTGCGATTGGATCGCTTGCCAGCGAGCGTCCGGATTTGATTTCGCGCGGCGTGCTGGTCGAGCCGGTTCTATTCGAGACGCCCGACTCGCCGGAACTCGGATGGCGCAATCCGTTTGTCGAGCGGACGCTGAAACGCAAGCGCGTGTTCGATAGCGTCGAGGCGATGTTTTCGAACTTCGACCACAAGCCGCCGTACGACACGTGGCGCAAGGACATCCTGCGGGATTATTGCGAGTTCGGCACGCGCCAGAACAGCGACGGCAAGCGCGAACTCAAATGCTCGCCCGAGGACGAAGCAAAAATCTACGCGACCTCGCAGGAGTTCGACGGCTTGCAACGCATCCTGCGATGCGAGGCGCCGCTGCTGATCATGTTCGGCATGAAGAGCGATTCGCTGGCGGCGTCGCTCTCGGGCAAGATCGCGAAAGAGCTCAAACGCGGCCGCGTGATCGACGTTCCCGAGACGGGCCACTTCATGCCGATGGAGGCACCCGATTATGTCGCTGACCAGGCGATCGAGTTTCTCGCAGCGAAGTAG
- a CDS encoding YhjD/YihY/BrkB family envelope integrity protein: protein MANQLPTDLDGAPPSAKSRTRSSYALTVWRILSRAVEAFINNNDLLRASALTYTVALSIVPVLALAFSALKGFGGSERLRPLVDQYLALGSSGVSAQLMMYIENVNAAALGSAGGAFLLITVISTMSTVEQALNTIFNVPQSRSYFRKFSDYLSVLFTVPLLIVAALGVTALLSERIAQFPIVTLIAPYLFVWSGFFFLFVFFPYTRVKYGPALIGSFVTAILFQLAQWGYVRFQVGVASYRAIYGALASLPIFLVWIYVAWAVVLFGAELTAAIQRGDIPTTIGPMSADFPYIATLQILLRLSDRALKSGQVIKTETLAREMNVAEPAIVRIVAGLMEGGFIIRADPGSPSHSQGLFLARDPSAIVLADAIDAVMAPAQGVEDARIAMVLEKLGEARHGALKSITLAELRSPASSTAHRVEAEEKILASVVKDPRR from the coding sequence GTGGCTAATCAGTTACCTACCGACCTCGACGGCGCGCCGCCCAGCGCAAAATCGCGCACGCGGAGCAGTTACGCGCTGACGGTCTGGCGCATCCTGAGCCGCGCGGTCGAGGCCTTCATCAACAACAACGATTTGCTGCGCGCTTCAGCATTGACGTACACCGTCGCGCTGTCGATCGTGCCGGTGCTGGCGCTGGCGTTTTCGGCATTGAAGGGCTTCGGCGGCTCGGAGCGGTTGCGTCCGCTGGTCGATCAATACCTGGCGCTCGGATCGTCGGGCGTGTCGGCGCAATTGATGATGTACATCGAGAACGTGAACGCCGCGGCGCTCGGATCGGCGGGCGGCGCGTTTCTCCTGATCACGGTGATCTCCACGATGAGCACGGTCGAGCAGGCGCTCAACACGATCTTCAACGTGCCGCAGAGCCGCAGCTACTTCCGCAAATTCTCCGATTATCTGAGCGTGCTGTTCACGGTGCCGCTTTTGATCGTCGCGGCGCTGGGCGTGACGGCGCTGCTGTCGGAGCGGATCGCGCAATTTCCGATCGTCACGTTAATCGCGCCGTATCTTTTTGTATGGTCGGGATTTTTCTTCCTGTTCGTTTTTTTTCCGTACACCCGGGTTAAATACGGCCCCGCGCTGATCGGATCCTTCGTCACGGCGATTCTGTTTCAGCTCGCGCAGTGGGGTTACGTGCGATTCCAGGTTGGCGTCGCCAGCTATCGCGCGATCTACGGGGCGCTCGCGTCGCTGCCGATTTTCCTGGTGTGGATTTATGTCGCGTGGGCGGTGGTGTTGTTCGGCGCCGAGTTGACCGCGGCAATCCAGCGCGGCGACATCCCGACGACGATCGGACCGATGTCGGCTGACTTTCCGTACATCGCGACGCTGCAGATCCTGCTGCGGCTGAGCGATCGCGCGTTAAAGAGCGGGCAGGTGATCAAGACCGAAACCCTGGCGCGCGAGATGAATGTCGCCGAGCCGGCGATCGTGCGGATCGTGGCAGGGTTGATGGAAGGCGGGTTCATCATTCGCGCCGACCCCGGTTCGCCGTCGCACAGCCAGGGATTGTTCCTGGCGCGCGACCCGAGCGCGATCGTGCTCGCTGACGCGATTGACGCGGTGATGGCGCCGGCGCAGGGCGTCGAGGATGCGCGCATCGCGATGGTGCTCGAAAAGCTCGGCGAGGCGCGTCACGGCGCGCTCAAATCGATCACGCTGGCGGAATTGCGCTCGCCCGCCTCGAGCACGGCGCATCGCGTCGAAGCCGAGGAGAAAATTCTGGCGAGCGTGGTGAAAGATCCACGCCGCTGA
- a CDS encoding glycosyltransferase, translating into MSRLSTRGKYLFDGAQKFYVRGVSYGPFAPNSRGERYPEAERVAADFALMRTLGANVLRVYVPPPAWMVEEAARADLRIMLGIPWPFHMAVLDSKETTREIRETIRKTVTEMRQFGETIFAYSLGNEIRSDIVRWHGPRAVSRFLNQLYKIGKDVDPDGLFTYSNYPSTEYLDLSFLDFISFNVYLHREEDFRRYLTHLMAQAGDLPLVLSETGMDTIREGEAHQAELLSWQGRAAFELGLSGFIVFAFTDEWHTGGSEITDWAFGLTRRDRSQKPAFDAMQTIFASDIPPALPTAPRASVIVAGYNAASTLPGCLESLKQLNYPDYEIIVVDDGSTDATASIAETAGVRTLRLEHRGLASARNAGVDVASGEIIAFIDADARADRDWLYHLVETITRRNASAAGGPNFAPAPTSSTAAAMAAAPGLPREVRARDDRLAQLCGCNMAITKAAFQKIGSFDPIFTTAGDDVDLSWRLDAAGETLAYAPGATVIHERRSSLRCYLRQQRGYGAGEGLLFRKYPLCSADEGGMYAPGSWLGSMLGGARVYYGAFGRGLFQTAYSSGSHFAELPLTIHWIVLSLILLLLGSVNRLLGLLGGAGLAIKFIVSVAVAFLTPIDNARFGFFARIYLFVLNLLGPSVRSLARERVKWRIEAATDGGKSQSGSAFGASIRLVSTDAATPVDTTAVLVSMRESMFRRGLAVAPTDGFQPYDLQVVAPPMIRMPINALVEKDGGVTLLWRLRIVSRRALIAAAIALLILLVSGFSTTAGVLIVLTVGIAVAAIAILRAARLSSIMLAAAAEAADRLGLLVIRHLEASI; encoded by the coding sequence ATGAGCCGGCTCTCAACTCGTGGAAAATATCTGTTCGACGGCGCGCAAAAGTTTTACGTTCGCGGCGTTTCTTACGGACCATTTGCTCCCAATTCCCGCGGCGAGCGCTATCCCGAAGCGGAACGCGTCGCGGCGGATTTTGCACTGATGCGCACGCTCGGCGCCAATGTTCTTCGCGTTTACGTGCCACCTCCGGCCTGGATGGTGGAGGAAGCCGCGCGGGCCGATCTCCGCATCATGCTGGGAATCCCGTGGCCGTTTCACATGGCGGTGCTCGATTCAAAAGAAACGACGCGCGAGATTCGCGAGACGATTCGCAAGACCGTGACCGAGATGCGCCAGTTCGGCGAAACGATTTTCGCCTACAGTCTTGGCAACGAAATCCGCTCCGATATCGTGCGATGGCACGGGCCGCGCGCCGTCAGCCGCTTCCTGAACCAACTTTACAAGATTGGCAAGGACGTCGATCCCGACGGACTCTTTACCTATTCGAACTATCCATCAACTGAGTATCTAGATCTGAGTTTTCTGGACTTCATTTCATTCAATGTGTATCTCCATCGCGAGGAAGATTTTCGCCGCTACCTTACGCATCTGATGGCGCAAGCGGGCGATCTGCCGCTGGTCCTCAGCGAAACCGGGATGGACACGATTCGCGAAGGCGAAGCTCATCAGGCCGAACTGCTTTCATGGCAGGGACGCGCGGCCTTCGAGCTCGGCCTGTCAGGTTTCATCGTGTTTGCGTTCACCGACGAATGGCACACCGGCGGTTCCGAAATCACGGACTGGGCGTTCGGACTTACGCGGCGCGATCGATCGCAAAAGCCGGCCTTCGATGCGATGCAGACAATTTTCGCGAGCGATATCCCGCCGGCGCTCCCAACCGCTCCCAGAGCCAGCGTGATCGTTGCCGGCTACAACGCCGCATCGACGCTGCCCGGATGTCTCGAATCGCTGAAGCAGCTCAACTATCCGGATTACGAGATCATCGTCGTCGATGACGGCTCGACCGACGCGACTGCCTCGATCGCAGAAACGGCGGGGGTGCGCACTCTTCGCCTCGAGCATCGCGGGCTTGCGAGCGCACGCAACGCCGGAGTCGATGTTGCCTCGGGCGAGATAATTGCCTTCATCGACGCCGACGCGCGCGCCGATCGCGATTGGCTATATCATCTGGTCGAAACGATCACGCGCCGCAACGCCTCCGCTGCCGGCGGCCCGAACTTCGCGCCTGCGCCAACTTCGAGTACTGCCGCGGCTATGGCGGCCGCGCCGGGATTGCCGCGCGAAGTTCGCGCCAGAGACGATCGACTCGCCCAGTTATGCGGATGCAACATGGCAATCACCAAAGCGGCATTCCAAAAAATCGGCAGCTTCGATCCGATTTTTACCACCGCGGGCGACGACGTCGATCTTTCGTGGCGTCTCGACGCCGCCGGCGAAACGCTGGCGTACGCTCCAGGAGCCACTGTCATCCACGAGCGACGCTCGTCACTCCGGTGCTATCTCCGCCAGCAGCGCGGCTATGGCGCAGGCGAGGGATTGCTCTTTCGCAAGTATCCGCTCTGCAGCGCTGACGAAGGCGGCATGTATGCGCCGGGGTCCTGGCTCGGCTCGATGTTGGGCGGCGCGCGGGTTTACTACGGGGCATTCGGCCGCGGCCTGTTTCAGACTGCCTATTCGTCAGGTAGTCACTTCGCTGAACTGCCACTGACTATTCATTGGATTGTATTATCGTTGATCTTGCTATTGCTCGGTTCCGTGAATCGACTACTCGGATTACTAGGCGGTGCCGGACTAGCTATTAAATTTATAGTTTCAGTCGCGGTCGCTTTTTTGACCCCGATCGACAACGCACGCTTCGGGTTCTTTGCGCGAATCTATCTATTCGTCCTGAATCTGCTGGGCCCGAGCGTACGAAGCCTTGCGCGGGAACGCGTGAAATGGCGCATCGAAGCAGCCACCGACGGCGGCAAATCGCAATCCGGTAGCGCGTTTGGCGCTTCGATCAGGCTCGTCTCAACGGACGCCGCAACTCCCGTTGATACGACGGCGGTGCTCGTGTCGATGCGCGAATCGATGTTTCGGCGCGGTCTTGCGGTCGCACCAACCGACGGTTTCCAGCCGTACGACCTCCAGGTGGTCGCGCCGCCGATGATCCGGATGCCGATAAATGCGCTGGTAGAAAAGGACGGCGGAGTGACGCTGCTGTGGCGGCTCCGCATCGTATCGCGACGCGCACTGATTGCCGCTGCGATCGCCCTGCTAATCCTGCTGGTGTCCGGATTCTCGACTACCGCCGGCGTTTTGATCGTGCTGACTGTGGGAATCGCTGTCGCTGCTATCGCGATCCTCAGAGCCGCGCGCCTCTCCTCGATCATGCTGGCCGCTGCCGCCGAAGCCGCCGACCGCCTCGGGCTGCTTGTGATTCGTCACCTCGAAGCGAGCATTTGA